The sequence CGCAGGGTCAGGGGCACGAGACGACGTTCGCGCAGATCGTCGCAGAGGAGATCGGGATTCCCCCGGCGGACATCGAGGTGCTGCACGGCGACACCGACAACACCCCGTTCGGCCTCGGCACGTACGGCAGCCGCTCGACACCCGTCTCGGGCGCCGCCGCGGCGCTGGTCGCCCGCAAGGTCCGCGACAAGGCTCGGATCATCGCCTCGGGGATGCTGGAGGTGTCCGTCGCCGACCTGGAGTGGGAAAAGGGCGCGTTCCGCGTCGCCGGTGACCCGGGCAGGTCCGTCACCATCCAGGACATCGCCCTGCGCGCGCACGGCGCGGGTGACCTGCCCGAGGGCATCGAGGGTGGCCTGGAGGCGCAGATCTGCTACAACCCGTCGAACCTGACCTATCCGCACGGCGCGTACATCTGCGTGGTGGACATCGATCCCGGCACGGCGCAGGTGACGGTGCGACGGTTCATCGCTGTCGACGACTGCGGCACCCGGATCAACCCGATGATCATCGAGGGGCAGGTGCACGGCGGGTTGACCGACGGCGTCGGCATGGCGCTGATGGAGATGATCGCGTTCGACGAGGACGGCAACTGCCTCGGCGCGTCCCTGATGGACTACCTGATCCCGACGTCGCTGGAGGTTCCCGACTGGGAGACCGGCTTCACCGTCACGCCATCGCCGCACCACCCGATCGGCGCGAAGGGTGTGGGCGAGTCCGCCACAGTGGGGTCGCCGCCCGCGATCGTCAACGCTGTCGTGGACGCCCTGAAGCCCTTCGGCGTCCGCCACGCCGACATGCCGCTGACGCCGTCGCGGGTCTGGGACGCGATGCGCGGCCAGGCCCGGCCGCCGATCTGAGGAGCCGAGGATGACCACCATCGCCGAACGCGCCCGGGAGTTGACCGTCACCCGGGAACCGTTCGTCCACGCCACAGTGGTCCGCGCGCAGGACCCGACGTCGGCCCGACCGGGTGACGACGCGGTGATCCGGTCCGACGGCTCGATCGAGGGCTTCGTGGGCGGGGTGTGTGCGGAGAGTTCGGTGCGGGCCGCCGCCCTCGACGCGCTGCGCGACGGCACCGCCCTGCTGCTGCGGGTGCTGCCGGAGGGCGCGACCCCGTTCCCGGAGACGCCGGGGGCGCGGGTGGTGGTCAACCCGTGCCACTCCGGTGGGGCGATCGAGGTCTTCCTCCGGCCGGTGCTGCCGACCCCGGCACTGCGCGTGGTCGGCGACACCCCGATCAGCGCTGCCGTGGCGACCCTCGCCGCGTTCCTCGACTTCGACGTCGTCGCGGCCGACGACAGCACCGGTTGCACCGCTGTGGTGGTGGCCGGGTTGGGCAAGGGCGAGCCGGAGGCGATCCGGGCCGCGCTCGACGCCGGCGTCGGGTTCATCGCGCTGGTGGCCAGCGGCAAGCGTGGCGCAGCTCTGCTCGACGAACTGGGTTTGACCGACGCGGAACGCGCCCGCGTCCACACCCCCGCCGGGTTGGAGATAGGCGCGCGGACGCCAGCGGAGATCGCTCTGGCGATCATGGGTGAGGTGGTCCGGGCCATCCGGGTGGACGGACTGGCCCCCGCCTCCGGCGCGCCCGCCGCCCGACCGCAGCAGGCCGTCGACCCGGTGTGCGGGATGACAGTGCTGGTGGGGGCGGAGACCCCGCACGCGCGCGTGGACGGGCAGGACTTCTGGTTCTGCTGCGCCGGCTGCCTCGCGAGTTACACGGCGGCGTGACAGGTGTTCCTGACCGGCGTGGTGCTCGCCGCGGGCGCATCGGTGCGACTCGGCGAGGCCAAGCAACTGCTCCCGTACCGGGGGCGGACGCTGCTCGACGCCACCCTCGACCTGGCCCGCTCGTGCGGCTTCGACCAGTTGCTCGTCACAGTGGGCGGCGCGGCGGGCGACATCCGCGACCGGGTGGACCTGACCGGGTGCCAGGTCGTGCAGAACCCGGCGTTCAGCACCGGCTGCGGGTCGTCGGTGCGCATCGCCGCGCGCGCGGTGGACCCGCGCGCCGACGCGCTCGTGCTGCTCCTCGGCGACCAGCCCGGCGTCCGCGCCGTGGACGTCCGCCGGGTCGCCGCGGCGACCACCCCGCTGGCCGTGTGCCGGTACGCGGACGGCCTGGGCCATCCCTTCCGCTTCGGCCGAGAGGTGCTGCCCGAGTTGTACGACCTGCACGGCGACAAGGCCGTCTGGAAGCTGCTGCACTCCGGACGCCATCCGGTGACCGAGGTGACAGTCGACGGGCCGGTGCCGATCGACGTGGACACCCGGGCCGACTACGAGCGCCTGCTGGCGGGCGACGCATGAAGGACGCCCAGGCCGTCCGGCACCGCCTCGACGCCGTCGACTACCTGGTCGACGACGGCATGGCCATGGCCCTGTTCCTGGCCCTGCGCCTCGGTCGGCCCCTGCTGCTGGAGGGCGAGCCGGGAGTCGGCAAGACCGCCGCCGCGAAGGCGTTGGCCCGCGCGCTGGAGACACCGCTGATCCGGTTGCAGTGCTACGAGGGGCTCACCGCCAGCGAGGCGCTCTACGAGTGGAACTACCAGCGGCAACTGCTGGCGATCCGACTCGCCGAGGCACACCACACGCGGCTCAGCGACGCCGACCTGTTCAGCGCTGAGTACCTCCAGGAACGGCCGATCCTGCGGGCCGTACGCCACAGTGGGCCGGTCCCGCCGGTGCTGCTGATCGACGAGATCGACCGGGCCGACGACGAGTTCGAGGCGCTGCTGTTCGAGTTCCTCGGCGAGGCCGGCATCACGGTCCCCGAACTCGGCACCTTCACCGCCCGCACCCCACCGGTCGTGGTGCTCACCTCCAACCGCAGCCGGGAACTGCACGACGCGCTGCGCCGCCGTTGCCTGTACCACTGGATCGACTTCCCCGAGCCGGCCCGCGCCGTGGAGATCGTCCGCCGGGCCGTACCGGGCGCGACCGAACCGCTGATCCAGACGGCCGTGCAGTTCATCGGCGGCGTACGCCACCGGGAGTTGGAGAAGGCGCCCGGGATGGCGGAGACCATCGACTGGGTGGGCGCGCTGTCCGTGCTGGGCGTCACCGACCTGGCCGCCGACGGCGTGGCGCACACCGTCGGCACCATCGCCAAGACCCCCGACGACCGCGCCGTGGTCGCCGCCGCGCTCGGCGCCTACCAGGAGAGTCAGCCATGAAGATCACCAACGAGTTCGCTGTCACCGTCCCGATCGAACGGGCCTGGGCGGTGCTCACCGACCTTGAAGGGCTCGCGCCGTGCCTGCCGGGCGCCCAGCTGACCGGCGTCGACGGCGACGTCTACCAGGGCCGGGTGCGGGTGAAGGTCGGCCCGGTCGTCTCGGAGTTCGCGGGCACGGCTCGGTTCGTCGAGAAGGACGACGCGGCGCACCGCGGGGTGATCGACGCGAAGGGCCGGGACGCCCGCTCGACCGGCACCGCGTCCGCGCTGGTCACCGCTCACCTGCGGCCGGACGGCGACCGGACGCTGGTCAGTGTGGACACCGATCTGAAGATCTCCGGCAAGCTGGCCCAGTTCGGCAGCGGCATGATCAAGGAGGTGTCGGGCAAGCTGCTGGCCCAGTTCGTCGCCAACCTGGAGGCCAAGCTGGCCGCCGAACCGCCGGCCCCGCACCCGAACGCCGACCCCGTGGCGGCCACGTCCGCCGCGCAACCCGAGCCAACCCCGGCGACGTCCGAGTCAACCCCGGCGGCGTCCGCCGCGCCACCCGAGCCGACTCCGGCCGCGTCCGCCACGGCGGTCGCGACCACGCCCAGCACCGCCGCCGTCGCACCCTCGCCCGTCGAGCCGTCACCGGTCACCCCGTCACCCGACGGAACGTCGTCGGTCTCGCCACGACCCGCTTCGCCGCCGCCGGTCGCGCCGACCGCCGTCGGAGCGTCGGCCGTTGAGCCGTCGGCCGACGGCGTGCGTGTTGCGCCGACTGCCGAGCCGGAGGCGCTCGACCTGCTCAGCATCGCCGGCGGGTCGGTCACCAAACGCCTCGTACCGGTGCTCGTGGGTCTTGTCGCGGTCGGCGCGGTGATCACCTGGTTGGTCGCGCGCCGGTGAGCCCGGTCGTGCTGCGTGGCGTCGACCGGGCCGCGTTCGCTGTGGCGCTCGCCGGGCGGCTGCGCCGAGCCGGCGTCCCGTGCGGGCTGACCACCGTCGACGACTTCGTCCGGGCCCTCGCCGCCAGCCCGCCCGACTCGATGTCGTCGCTCTACTGGACCGCCCGGATCAGCCTGGTGCGACGGCACACCGACGTGCCCGCGTTCGACCAGATCTTCGCGGCGATCTTCGCGGATCCCCCACCGTTGCCCCGGTCGCGTCGGTCCGCCCCCCGGACCGACGGCCACGACGACGTGTACGTCCGGGTACCGGCCGACACCGACGAGGCGGGGTCGGGCGGCGGCCTGCCGTGGGCGACAGTGCCGCCTGCGGTCGCGGAGTCATCCCCACACGACACCGCGCTGCGACTGCCCGAGCGGCGCCCGAGCGCCCACACCGGGCCCGCCGACCGTCCGTTCGACGAACTCGACGCCGTGCAGGTCACGCAACTCGGCGACGCCCTGCGCGCGGCCGTCGCTGGCTGGCCGACCCGACGCACCCGGCGGCACACCGTCGGCTCGGCCGGTGCCCGAATCGCGTTGCGGGCCACCATCGCCCGGGCCCGGCGCACCGGCTGGGAGCCCGTCGAGGTCGTCCGCGCGCGCCCGGTACGACGGCCCCGCCGTGTCGTGCTGCTCTGTGACGTCAGCGAGTCGATGCGGACGCAGGCGACCGCGTACCTGCATCTGATGCGAGCGTTCGCGGTGGTCGCCGACGCTGAGGTGTTCGCGTTCGCCACGACGCTGACCCGGCTCACAGTGGTGCTCCGGCACACCTCGGCGGCCGAGGCGGTCGCGCAGGCCAGCGTCGCCGTGACCGACCGGTACGGGGGCACCCGGATCGCCACGAACCTGCGGGCCCTGCTCACCTCCCACCACGCGGAGGCCGTCCGCGGGGCGGTGGTGGTGATCGGGTCGGACGGCTGGGACAGCGATCCCCCCGCCGACCTGGCGGCGGTGATGGCCCGGCTGAGCCGCCGCGCGTACCGGGTCGTCTGGTTGAATCCCCGCGCCGGCGCACCCGGCTTCGCCCCCCGGGTCGGCGGCATGGCCGCCGCACTCCCCTACTGCGACCGGATGCTGCCGGCCGGCACCTTCCAGGATCTGCTGGTCGTCGCCCGTCAGCTCCAGAGCGTCACGTGCACCGACGGCCGGAAGTGGCCGACGCTGACGCCCGCGCCGCGCATCATCGCCTGAATCGCCCGCGGCGTCGACGAGAATCGCGACAGCTCCTCGGCGGCCGACATCGAACCGGGGGTGGCGAGCACCTGTGCGTGCCACACCGCCTCCGTGGTCGCGTGCGGTCCCACCACCTGCGCGAGCTGGCCCTGGCGGACGTCCGGCGCGACGGTGAACGCCAGGGCTGGTGCCACCCCCTTGCCCCGCTTGGCCTCGCCCAGCGCGGCCGCGTGGCTCTGGAAGATCTGCTGCCGCTCGTCCGGTACGGCCAGCCGGCGCAGCAGCGCCGGGACCGCGCCCCACTCGGTGGCGGCCGACGGCCCGAGCAGCCAGGTCTGCTCCCGCAGCTGCCCCGGGGACGCCGCCAGGCCGGCCAGTGGGTGGCCCGGACCGACGGCGATCACGAGCCGGTAGTTCATCACGGGCCGGCAGCCGATGGCGCTGTCGACGATCGACGGCTGTGGCCCGATCGCGATGTCCGCGGCGCGGGTCAACAACAGCGACCCGAACGACCCCGGGTTGCGCACGCTCAACTCGACGTCGAGGTCGGCGGCCCGCTTCGCGAAGAGTTCGATCAGCCCTGGCGCGGCGAACTCGGCGAACAGGCTCGACGCGGCGACCCGCAGCAACCGTCGGCCTCGCTTCGCGGCGCTGACCTCCAGCATGGTGCGGTCCTGAAGACCCAGCAGTTCCGCCGCGCGACTGGCCAGCCGCAGCCCACCCGGGGTGAACGCGAGTCCCGCCGCCGTCCGGGCGAAGAGCTTGTCGCCGAACTCCTTGCGCAGCTGGGCGATGTGCAGCGACACCGCCGACTCGGAGACCTGAAGCTCGGCGGCGGCCTGCTTGACCGAGCCCAACCGGACCACGGCGACGTACGCGCGCAGCTGCGTCGGGGTCATCGGCGTCACCCACTTCCCCGCGATCGCGTGGCTCGGCTCGGCGTCGAGACGAACGTCGATCATCCCCCGCTGCGCCGTCCCACCACCAGCAGCCGATCATCTGATCGTCGCCGCTCGGCTGCGGCCGCGACCGGGCGGCGACGAGTGCCGAGGTCAGCTGTCGGTGCTGACCGCCTGGTGTCCGGACACGCAGTACACGTCGCCGGAGTTCGCGGCGTGCGGCAGGTCGTGCAGGTGCGTCGCCAGGTCGGTCGCGGGCATCCAACGGTGGAAGGTCATCGACTTGTCGTCGCCCAACGCGACGTCGAAGCCGTCGAAGCCGAGCGCGGTCAGGCGGTCGAGACACCGGTCGGCGACCGCACGCGCGATGGTGGTGAACTCGAACGACAGCGCGGGCAGTGGGCGGCTCAGGCCGGCCAGCACCTCGTCCTCGAAACCCTCAACGTCGATCTTGGCGAAGGTCGGCACGCCGTACGTCTCGATCAGCGCGTCGACGGTGACCACCGGAACCTCGATGTCGGCATCCCACACCTCGCTCTCCCACCCGCCCGCGCCCTTCGCCGCCCGCACGAAGTCGGGCGAGGCGGTCGACACGGTGGGGTTGGCGGAGTTGACGTGCAAGCGGGTGCGCCCCGGCCGCGCGCCACACGCGGCGTCGACCACTGTCACCTGGTTGTCGTCGGCGTAGATCGCCCGCAGGGCACGCAGGCACAGCGGCTGCGGTTCCACGGCGACGACCCGGGCGCCGAGGCGACGGAAACTGCCGATGTGGTCGCCCACGTGCGAGCCGATGTCGAAGACGAGGTCCCCGCTGCTGACGAAGCGGGAGTAGAAGGCGTCCATCCTCGCGTCCCGCTCGGGATCGCCGTAGTAGACGTCCAGCGAGCGGTGCAGCAGGGACAGGGCCGGATCGGTCCGGAGCGCGGCGATCCTGGTTTCGGTGGTAGCCGTCATCTGTCTGGGTCCAGTCCGTGGGAGGTGGCCGGGGTTACGGTCCGAAGGCGGTCAGGAACCGGTCCCGGAAGGCGTCCATCCGCCAGACCGGAGCCTGCGGACCGGGCTTCAGCCCGTCCTGCCAGCCCCACCCGGAGATCCGGTCCAGCACGGCCCGGTCCCGGGTGATGATCGAGATGGGGACGTCGCGGCTGGCGTTCTCGCCGGTGACGACAGCGGCGGGCTGGTGGTCACCGAGGAAGATGAACACGAGGTCGTCGTCTCCGTAGGTCCGCACGTAGGAGGTGAGCGTGCCGAGTGTGTACTCGATGGACTTCCGGTAGTCCGCCCGGATCTGGGCGGTGTTGCGGCGCTTGTCGTCGGACCTGCGGACGCCGGCCCCGCGGTAGACCGCGCCGTCGCCGACGTCGGCCCAGTCGAGCAGCGGCGGGACGGGCGTCCAGGGCGCGTGGCTGGACACCAGCGCCAGCTCGGTCATCACGTTGCCGTCGCGCTTGGCCTGTTCCAGGCGCTGCCAACTGGCAAGGGTGTACTGGTCGGGCGGGGTGCCGAAGCTGAACTTCGGGCCACGGTACGCGAGCGTCTTGGCGTTGTAGAACCGGTCGTAGCCGAAGAAGGAGCCCTCCGGCCACGCCTTGGTGACGGCGGGCATCACGCCCACGGTCTGCCAGTTCGCCCGGCGGAAGGCGCCGTTGAGGGTCATCCGGTCACTGGCCAGCAGGGTGCGGTGCCGTTGGTCGTTGTCGATCCAGAGGCCGGAGAGCAACGTGTCGTGCGCGAGCCAACTGCCACCGCCGAAGGTCGGTGAGGTGAGGAAGCCGCTCTGCGCGGCGAAACCCGCCGCGTTCAGCTCGCTGGTGCCGCGGTCGAGGACCGCACCGACCTGCGGCGCGAACTCCGGGTCCTCGACGGCGTCACGACCGTAGCTCTCCACGAAGGCGACGACCACGTTCTTGCCGCGCAGCGCGGTCAACAGCTGGTCGCCGGGGGTGTCGCCGAACCTGTCGGCCTCGATCAGGGCGCCGAACGTCTCGCGGTCGTCGAGCCGCAGGCGCACCTGGAAGCCGTGACCGTTGGCCAGGGTGGTCGCGGAGGTGTCGGCGACCGGTACACCCTCGACCACCCGCACGTTGAACGCGGCGCAGGCCACCCAGACGACCACCAGCGCGGCCACGATCCGGGTGGTCCCGGTGCGGTGCCGGACCACCAGCCGTCGCAGTCGCCGCATCGACAGCGTGACAAGTGTGGGCAGGCCCACGACCACCAGCGCCAGTGTGATCGCGGCGCCGATGGCGGCGGGCCGACCGTACGACTCGCTGAGGAAGGCGAACCCCTCGTCGAGGAGCGCCCAGTCGAGCACCGGGTCGAACGCCCGGCTCAGGGAGGCGGAGAACCCCAGGTCGAGCAGCTTGAGCAGGCCGAGCAGGCCGAGCGCCACGCCGGCGAGCGTCGCGACCAGTCGGCTGCCACGTGACGGCAGGGCGAGCAGGAGGGCCACCACCAGCAGCGCCTCCAGGGGGATCCGCACGAACCCCGCTGGACTGAGTCGACCGAAGTCGTACGGCACGGTGAGGGCGAGCAGGACGAGCAGCGCGGCCAGGACTGTCGTCAGCCGGGACGCGATGGAACGCTTCGGCCGGCCCTCGGCTCCGCTGCCCTCGGTGGCGGCGGTGACGTCCGAGACTTCGCCCCTCATCGGTCTCCGTCCCTGGCTCGGCAGCTGACGTACGCGCGTCAAGAGCGACAACCCGGGCATCCTTCCATGATCTTCGTTGGGGGCGGGATCCGGGCGGCTCAGACGCGGGCGATCCCGCGTCGGGCCACGGCGACAGTGGGACGGTCCGACCAGGGCAACGCATCCGTCCGGCCCGAGCCCAGCGCCGCTGCGGCGCTCGGAGCGCTGTGGCCCACCGGGCTCGCGTGGACCATCGCGACCGGGGCGTCGTGGACGACGGTGTGGCGGAGGTGACGGGTCGTCCAGAGCCACGCGACGTCACGCCCGAACGACTCGACCAGCAGCGCCAGTGACGCGAGCAGCACGACGGTCGTCAGCGGCCCGGGCAGCGCGTCGCCCATCGCCACCGTCAGCACCACGCCCTGGATGGCGGCGACGACCTTGCGCCAGTAGCGCGGCGGCAGGGATCCGCGCATCCACCCCAGCACCCAGCTCGCGGCGACGAAGACGTACCGCATCGCGCCGATCGCGAGCACCCAGCCACCCACCGAGGGGGCCACGTGCAGGCAGAGCACCAGGACCAGGAAGGAGTCGATCTCCATGTCGAAGCGCGCGCCGAGTTCGCTGGTGGTGCCGGTACGGCGGGCCGTGTACCCGTCCACGGCGTCGAGGGCCAACGCCACGCTGGTGAGTACGACCATCAGGGTGATCGGCGCCGACCGGCCGAACGAGTCGGCGGCCAGGGCGGTCACGCCGCCGACGAGGACGGCCCGGCTCAGGGTCACCCGGTCGGCCGGGCTCAGCGCAGCCGCGCCCGAGCGGGACATCCCCCGGCTGAGCAGGGCGCACAGGGCCACCCCGTACGCCAACCCGGCCGCCCAGCCCGCCGCGCCCAGACCGACTGTCTCCGCCAGCACTGCCAGCAGGACGATCTGCACGAGCAGTCCGATGACCGGACCAGTTCGAACCGTTGACATCGTGCCTCCGCGACT comes from Micromonospora vinacea and encodes:
- a CDS encoding AAA family ATPase, translated to MKDAQAVRHRLDAVDYLVDDGMAMALFLALRLGRPLLLEGEPGVGKTAAAKALARALETPLIRLQCYEGLTASEALYEWNYQRQLLAIRLAEAHHTRLSDADLFSAEYLQERPILRAVRHSGPVPPVLLIDEIDRADDEFEALLFEFLGEAGITVPELGTFTARTPPVVVLTSNRSRELHDALRRRCLYHWIDFPEPARAVEIVRRAVPGATEPLIQTAVQFIGGVRHRELEKAPGMAETIDWVGALSVLGVTDLAADGVAHTVGTIAKTPDDRAVVAAALGAYQESQP
- a CDS encoding FkbM family methyltransferase yields the protein MTATTETRIAALRTDPALSLLHRSLDVYYGDPERDARMDAFYSRFVSSGDLVFDIGSHVGDHIGSFRRLGARVVAVEPQPLCLRALRAIYADDNQVTVVDAACGARPGRTRLHVNSANPTVSTASPDFVRAAKGAGGWESEVWDADIEVPVVTVDALIETYGVPTFAKIDVEGFEDEVLAGLSRPLPALSFEFTTIARAVADRCLDRLTALGFDGFDVALGDDKSMTFHRWMPATDLATHLHDLPHAANSGDVYCVSGHQAVSTDS
- a CDS encoding LysR family transcriptional regulator, with product MIDVRLDAEPSHAIAGKWVTPMTPTQLRAYVAVVRLGSVKQAAAELQVSESAVSLHIAQLRKEFGDKLFARTAAGLAFTPGGLRLASRAAELLGLQDRTMLEVSAAKRGRRLLRVAASSLFAEFAAPGLIELFAKRAADLDVELSVRNPGSFGSLLLTRAADIAIGPQPSIVDSAIGCRPVMNYRLVIAVGPGHPLAGLAASPGQLREQTWLLGPSAATEWGAVPALLRRLAVPDERQQIFQSHAAALGEAKRGKGVAPALAFTVAPDVRQGQLAQVVGPHATTEAVWHAQVLATPGSMSAAEELSRFSSTPRAIQAMMRGAGVSVGHFRPSVHVTLWS
- a CDS encoding SRPBCC family protein, giving the protein MKITNEFAVTVPIERAWAVLTDLEGLAPCLPGAQLTGVDGDVYQGRVRVKVGPVVSEFAGTARFVEKDDAAHRGVIDAKGRDARSTGTASALVTAHLRPDGDRTLVSVDTDLKISGKLAQFGSGMIKEVSGKLLAQFVANLEAKLAAEPPAPHPNADPVAATSAAQPEPTPATSESTPAASAAPPEPTPAASATAVATTPSTAAVAPSPVEPSPVTPSPDGTSSVSPRPASPPPVAPTAVGASAVEPSADGVRVAPTAEPEALDLLSIAGGSVTKRLVPVLVGLVAVGAVITWLVARR
- a CDS encoding vWA domain-containing protein yields the protein MSPVVLRGVDRAAFAVALAGRLRRAGVPCGLTTVDDFVRALAASPPDSMSSLYWTARISLVRRHTDVPAFDQIFAAIFADPPPLPRSRRSAPRTDGHDDVYVRVPADTDEAGSGGGLPWATVPPAVAESSPHDTALRLPERRPSAHTGPADRPFDELDAVQVTQLGDALRAAVAGWPTRRTRRHTVGSAGARIALRATIARARRTGWEPVEVVRARPVRRPRRVVLLCDVSESMRTQATAYLHLMRAFAVVADAEVFAFATTLTRLTVVLRHTSAAEAVAQASVAVTDRYGGTRIATNLRALLTSHHAEAVRGAVVVIGSDGWDSDPPADLAAVMARLSRRAYRVVWLNPRAGAPGFAPRVGGMAAALPYCDRMLPAGTFQDLLVVARQLQSVTCTDGRKWPTLTPAPRIIA
- a CDS encoding nucleotidyltransferase family protein; this translates as MFLTGVVLAAGASVRLGEAKQLLPYRGRTLLDATLDLARSCGFDQLLVTVGGAAGDIRDRVDLTGCQVVQNPAFSTGCGSSVRIAARAVDPRADALVLLLGDQPGVRAVDVRRVAAATTPLAVCRYADGLGHPFRFGREVLPELYDLHGDKAVWKLLHSGRHPVTEVTVDGPVPIDVDTRADYERLLAGDA
- a CDS encoding sulfatase-like hydrolase/transferase, producing the protein MRGEVSDVTAATEGSGAEGRPKRSIASRLTTVLAALLVLLALTVPYDFGRLSPAGFVRIPLEALLVVALLLALPSRGSRLVATLAGVALGLLGLLKLLDLGFSASLSRAFDPVLDWALLDEGFAFLSESYGRPAAIGAAITLALVVVGLPTLVTLSMRRLRRLVVRHRTGTTRIVAALVVVWVACAAFNVRVVEGVPVADTSATTLANGHGFQVRLRLDDRETFGALIEADRFGDTPGDQLLTALRGKNVVVAFVESYGRDAVEDPEFAPQVGAVLDRGTSELNAAGFAAQSGFLTSPTFGGGSWLAHDTLLSGLWIDNDQRHRTLLASDRMTLNGAFRRANWQTVGVMPAVTKAWPEGSFFGYDRFYNAKTLAYRGPKFSFGTPPDQYTLASWQRLEQAKRDGNVMTELALVSSHAPWTPVPPLLDWADVGDGAVYRGAGVRRSDDKRRNTAQIRADYRKSIEYTLGTLTSYVRTYGDDDLVFIFLGDHQPAAVVTGENASRDVPISIITRDRAVLDRISGWGWQDGLKPGPQAPVWRMDAFRDRFLTAFGP
- a CDS encoding CDP-alcohol phosphatidyltransferase family protein yields the protein MSTVRTGPVIGLLVQIVLLAVLAETVGLGAAGWAAGLAYGVALCALLSRGMSRSGAAALSPADRVTLSRAVLVGGVTALAADSFGRSAPITLMVVLTSVALALDAVDGYTARRTGTTSELGARFDMEIDSFLVLVLCLHVAPSVGGWVLAIGAMRYVFVAASWVLGWMRGSLPPRYWRKVVAAIQGVVLTVAMGDALPGPLTTVVLLASLALLVESFGRDVAWLWTTRHLRHTVVHDAPVAMVHASPVGHSAPSAAAALGSGRTDALPWSDRPTVAVARRGIARV
- a CDS encoding XdhC family protein, producing the protein MTTIAERARELTVTREPFVHATVVRAQDPTSARPGDDAVIRSDGSIEGFVGGVCAESSVRAAALDALRDGTALLLRVLPEGATPFPETPGARVVVNPCHSGGAIEVFLRPVLPTPALRVVGDTPISAAVATLAAFLDFDVVAADDSTGCTAVVVAGLGKGEPEAIRAALDAGVGFIALVASGKRGAALLDELGLTDAERARVHTPAGLEIGARTPAEIALAIMGEVVRAIRVDGLAPASGAPAARPQQAVDPVCGMTVLVGAETPHARVDGQDFWFCCAGCLASYTAA